One Tunturibacter gelidoferens genomic region harbors:
- a CDS encoding fused MFS/spermidine synthase has translation MRLSRYPPPALRSTGIGRGVIALALCFNSTLSGPNMSASRLLYSTTIFLGAFLLFLVEPMAAKQLLPVLGGSSAVWLTCLVFFQVTLLLGYLYAHWITRCQATTWRRHVYLVTLAAATVLLIAQKIVPAEPGRGSDQPVTTIFSTLAFTIGLPFLLLSATSPLLQVWFQRSKGGTIPYRLFALSNFGSLLALIAYPFVVEPHLTLQFQRSLWSFGFIVYAVFCAVITRQLPAPAPADAVEETQAPAPAPAKAKWLWFLLPLAAAMQLSAVTSHLTVNIAAIPLLWMLPLAVYLLTFILAFEFPALYRRGIVVRLLVVMLASLGYAISKTDVSLPIGIAILFFLAECFLAGLFCHAEAYALRPKNPAETTLFYLWIAAGGAAGTFCIGIASPMIFSANYDLAISFFVTAALAIAVTWSDGWPQRLLWSTASALLLFFAIMLHTAYAREAILEVRNFYGTLRVKQTVGPHGGTERMLLNGTIQHGTQLFAPGLTRTPTTYYADNSGIGLALHHCCGERPRNIAVIGLGTGTIATYGAANDRIRFYEINPLVRPIAQNLFTYLRDSPAQITFADGDARASLTRESPQNFDIIAIDAFSGDAIPLHLLTIEAIALYKKHLAPDGILAFHVSNQYLNLAPEIGQLARDSNLQAKPIESPPDDSLGAYRATWILLTSSPTFFDQPELAAAASPVPLDSLGTRLRTWTDDYSTILPILQLSHH, from the coding sequence GTGCGACTCTCTCGATATCCTCCTCCTGCGCTTCGGTCGACGGGGATCGGGCGCGGAGTCATAGCGCTGGCGCTTTGCTTCAACTCGACACTCTCAGGGCCGAACATGTCTGCATCACGCCTGCTCTATAGCACTACGATCTTCCTCGGCGCGTTCCTTCTCTTCCTGGTTGAGCCGATGGCCGCGAAACAACTACTGCCGGTGCTTGGCGGCTCCTCCGCGGTGTGGCTAACTTGCCTGGTCTTCTTTCAAGTCACATTGTTGCTCGGCTATCTCTACGCCCACTGGATCACTCGCTGCCAGGCCACCACCTGGCGTCGGCATGTTTATCTGGTGACGCTGGCTGCGGCAACCGTGCTGTTGATCGCGCAAAAGATCGTCCCCGCAGAACCTGGTCGAGGCTCCGACCAACCCGTCACCACAATCTTCTCGACGCTCGCCTTCACCATCGGCCTGCCATTCTTACTGCTCAGCGCAACCAGTCCGCTGCTGCAGGTCTGGTTCCAGCGCTCCAAAGGCGGCACGATTCCCTACCGCCTCTTCGCGCTCTCGAACTTCGGCTCTCTTCTCGCTCTCATCGCCTATCCCTTCGTCGTCGAACCGCACCTCACACTACAGTTCCAGCGGAGTCTCTGGTCCTTCGGCTTCATCGTCTACGCCGTCTTCTGTGCGGTCATAACGCGCCAACTCCCCGCACCTGCGCCGGCCGACGCTGTAGAAGAAACACAAGCCCCAGCCCCTGCTCCAGCCAAAGCAAAGTGGCTCTGGTTCCTGCTTCCCTTAGCCGCCGCGATGCAGCTCAGCGCAGTCACCAGCCACCTCACCGTCAACATCGCTGCAATTCCACTCCTCTGGATGCTGCCGCTCGCCGTCTACCTGCTCACCTTCATCCTCGCCTTCGAGTTCCCTGCGCTCTACCGTCGCGGCATCGTCGTCCGCCTGCTGGTCGTGATGCTCGCCAGCCTCGGCTACGCCATCTCCAAAACGGATGTGAGCCTGCCCATCGGCATCGCTATCCTCTTTTTCCTCGCAGAGTGCTTTCTCGCCGGACTCTTCTGCCACGCCGAGGCCTACGCTCTGCGTCCGAAGAACCCCGCTGAGACAACGCTCTTCTACCTGTGGATCGCCGCCGGAGGAGCAGCAGGAACCTTCTGCATCGGCATAGCCAGTCCGATGATCTTCTCCGCCAACTACGATCTCGCCATCTCGTTCTTCGTCACCGCCGCACTCGCCATCGCGGTGACGTGGAGCGACGGCTGGCCGCAACGCCTTCTCTGGTCCACCGCCAGCGCACTGCTGCTCTTCTTCGCCATCATGCTGCACACCGCCTACGCCCGCGAGGCCATCCTCGAGGTCCGCAACTTCTACGGAACCCTCCGCGTAAAGCAGACGGTCGGCCCACACGGCGGCACCGAGCGCATGCTGTTGAACGGCACCATCCAGCACGGCACGCAGCTCTTCGCTCCAGGCCTCACCCGCACTCCCACCACCTACTACGCCGACAACTCCGGCATCGGTCTCGCCCTTCACCACTGCTGTGGCGAGCGACCCCGCAACATCGCAGTCATCGGCCTCGGCACCGGCACCATCGCAACCTACGGCGCTGCCAATGACCGCATCCGCTTCTACGAGATCAACCCACTGGTGCGACCCATCGCGCAGAACCTCTTCACCTACCTCCGCGATTCCCCAGCGCAGATCACCTTCGCCGACGGTGACGCACGCGCCTCATTGACCCGCGAGTCCCCGCAGAACTTCGACATCATCGCCATCGACGCCTTCTCCGGCGACGCCATACCACTCCACCTGCTCACCATCGAGGCGATCGCGCTCTACAAAAAACATCTCGCGCCGGACGGCATCCTGGCCTTCCACGTCTCCAACCAATACCTCAATCTCGCCCCCGAGATCGGCCAACTGGCACGCGACTCAAACCTGCAGGCAAAGCCGATCGAAAGCCCGCCCGACGACTCCCTCGGAGCCTATCGCGCCACCTGGATTTTGCTCACCTCGAGCCCCACCTTCTTCGATCAACCCGAGCTCGCAGCCGCTGCCAGCCCCGTCCCCTTAGATTCATTGGGCACACGCCTCCGCACCTGGACCGACGACTACTCCACCATCCTGCCCATTCTGCAGCTATCGCATCATTAG